The proteins below come from a single Paraburkholderia flagellata genomic window:
- the ugpA gene encoding sn-glycerol-3-phosphate ABC transporter permease UgpA → MEQRSRFRASLLPYLLVGPQLAVTVIFFLWPAGVALLQSTQAQDAFGTSSVFVGFANFTRLLHDPLYLASVQTTLVFTALVTFGGLAISLLLAAMAHHVTRGKRFYQTFLIWPYAVAPVIAAVLWGFLFNPSIGLVTFALARVGVTWNHALNPGQAMTLVVIASVWQQISYNFLFFYAGLQSIPQSLFEAAAIDGAGPVRRFFGIAFPLLSPTSFFLLVVNVVYALFDTFPVIDAATGGGPGQATRTLVYKIFDEGFRGLDIGSSGAQSVVLMLIVTALTIFQFRFIERRVQY, encoded by the coding sequence ATGGAACAACGCTCCCGCTTCCGGGCGAGCCTGCTGCCGTACCTGCTCGTCGGCCCGCAGCTTGCGGTGACCGTGATCTTTTTCCTGTGGCCGGCCGGGGTGGCGCTGCTGCAGTCCACACAGGCCCAGGATGCCTTCGGCACGTCGTCGGTGTTCGTCGGCTTCGCCAACTTCACGCGGCTCCTGCACGATCCGCTGTATCTGGCCTCGGTCCAGACCACGCTCGTGTTCACGGCGCTCGTCACGTTCGGGGGCCTCGCCATTTCGCTGCTGCTTGCGGCCATGGCGCACCATGTGACGCGCGGCAAGCGCTTCTATCAAACGTTTCTCATCTGGCCGTATGCGGTCGCGCCCGTCATCGCTGCCGTGCTCTGGGGCTTTCTGTTCAACCCGAGCATCGGCCTCGTGACCTTCGCGCTCGCGCGCGTCGGCGTAACGTGGAATCACGCGCTCAACCCCGGCCAGGCCATGACGCTCGTTGTGATCGCATCGGTCTGGCAGCAGATCAGCTATAACTTCCTGTTCTTCTATGCGGGCCTGCAGTCGATTCCGCAATCGCTTTTCGAGGCGGCCGCCATCGACGGCGCGGGGCCCGTGCGCCGCTTTTTCGGCATTGCGTTTCCGCTGCTTTCGCCCACGAGCTTCTTTTTGCTCGTCGTGAACGTGGTCTATGCGCTCTTCGACACCTTCCCCGTGATCGACGCGGCAACGGGTGGCGGCCCCGGCCAGGCCACTCGCACGCTCGTCTACAAGATCTTCGACGAAGGCTTTCGCGGCCTCGACATCGGCAGCTCGGGCGCGCAGTCGGTCGTGCTGATGCTGATCGTCACGGCGCTCACGATCTTCCAGTTCCGCTTCATCGAACGACGGGTGCAGTACTGA
- a CDS encoding autotransporter strand-loop-strand O-heptosyltransferase gives MNSSASLSPCAQRGLQSTAFAQPGAPALAGPEGIRYDFNFGCRVQVPKDGWRVRIHDLDTANVLFDETLNAGEIATSRRKYYVRFLLEVFDGPRRVFSHAFDAAGRRVRVEVGSGAIGDAIAWMPAFEAFRAQHECALTVRMAPSLHALFEAGYPAIAFTAAAGAGDETGEPVYATYRVGAYRPLSDRDHQPTDLRVSNLQDFASYMLGVPAIERRPRVSVANSERAIGGRYVCIATQASSQCKYWNNPHGWPALVAHLKARGYRVLCIDRDREYGAPGELNVMPEGAEDFTGARALTERASLLAHADFFVGLGSGLSWLAWAVGVPVVLISGFSHPKAEFHTPWRVINFHACNSCYNDTRYESDDSDFGWCPRHAGDAFRYQCTKAITPAHVIGVVERLIATLGATHRDE, from the coding sequence ATGAATTCCTCCGCTAGTCTCTCTCCCTGCGCACAGCGCGGCCTCCAGTCCACCGCGTTCGCGCAGCCCGGCGCGCCTGCGCTGGCGGGCCCGGAGGGCATCCGCTACGACTTCAATTTCGGTTGCCGTGTGCAAGTGCCGAAAGACGGTTGGCGCGTACGCATACACGATCTCGACACGGCCAATGTGCTGTTCGACGAGACGTTGAACGCGGGCGAGATCGCCACGAGCCGCCGAAAATACTATGTGCGCTTTCTGCTAGAGGTGTTCGACGGTCCGCGCCGCGTTTTTTCGCATGCCTTCGATGCGGCAGGGCGTCGCGTGCGTGTGGAAGTGGGATCGGGCGCGATCGGCGATGCGATCGCCTGGATGCCGGCGTTCGAGGCCTTTCGCGCGCAGCATGAGTGTGCGCTGACCGTACGGATGGCGCCCTCGCTGCATGCGCTGTTCGAGGCTGGCTATCCCGCCATCGCGTTCACGGCTGCCGCGGGTGCCGGAGATGAAACCGGCGAGCCCGTCTACGCGACTTACCGCGTCGGCGCCTACCGGCCACTCTCCGACCGCGATCACCAGCCTACCGACCTGCGCGTAAGCAATCTGCAGGACTTCGCTTCGTACATGCTGGGCGTGCCGGCGATCGAGCGCCGCCCGCGCGTTTCGGTCGCGAACTCCGAGCGCGCCATTGGCGGGCGCTACGTATGCATCGCCACGCAAGCCTCGTCGCAGTGCAAATACTGGAACAACCCGCATGGCTGGCCGGCGCTCGTCGCGCACCTGAAGGCGCGCGGCTACCGGGTGCTGTGTATCGACCGCGATCGCGAATATGGCGCGCCGGGTGAACTGAACGTCATGCCCGAAGGCGCCGAAGATTTCACGGGCGCGCGAGCGTTGACGGAACGCGCGAGCCTGCTCGCCCATGCCGATTTTTTCGTCGGCCTTGGCAGCGGCCTTTCGTGGCTCGCATGGGCCGTGGGCGTGCCGGTCGTGCTGATCAGCGGCTTCTCGCACCCGAAGGCGGAATTCCACACGCCATGGCGCGTGATCAACTTCCACGCCTGCAATAGCTGCTACAACGACACGCGCTATGAGTCCGACGACAGCGACTTCGGCTGGTGCCCACGCCATGCGGGCGACGCGTTCCGCTATCAGTGCACGAAGGCCATCACGCCGGCCCATGTCATCGGCGTGGTGGAACGGCTCATCGCGACGCTCGGTGCAACACATCGAGACGAATGA